One window of the Shewanella maritima genome contains the following:
- a CDS encoding LemA family protein, whose product MILLIIAGVVLLGMWIIYNRIVKEHNSVQRGWADVLTQERQRGRIIPELDRVLQQHQDYEKQILPQITALRQGINALKDGEIDTKLQSQIDQQSQELIKGINVAVEAYPELRASESFSKFMYEITEQEENVGAAVRIFNQNVASFNSCIQVFPNNLVNGMFNKKQVIEVFSDSTASQSFEYKPKF is encoded by the coding sequence ATGATTTTATTAATAATTGCCGGCGTAGTGTTACTCGGCATGTGGATTATCTATAACCGCATCGTTAAAGAGCATAACTCGGTGCAGCGAGGCTGGGCTGACGTGCTTACCCAAGAGCGCCAACGTGGTCGTATCATTCCCGAGTTAGACCGCGTTTTGCAGCAGCATCAAGATTATGAAAAGCAAATCTTGCCGCAGATCACTGCGCTGCGCCAAGGCATTAACGCCCTAAAAGATGGTGAGATTGATACTAAGCTGCAAAGCCAAATTGACCAGCAATCACAAGAGCTAATTAAAGGCATCAATGTGGCGGTAGAAGCGTACCCAGAGCTACGCGCATCTGAGTCGTTCTCGAAGTTTATGTATGAAATTACCGAGCAAGAAGAAAACGTCGGTGCAGCGGTGCGTATCTTCAACCAAAACGTTGCCAGCTTTAACTCATGTATTCAGGTATTTCCTAACAACCTGGTTAACGGCATGTTCAATAAAAAACAGGTAATTGAAGTATTTAGCGACTCAACAGCGTCGCAGTCGTTTGAATACAAGCCTAAGTTTTAG
- a CDS encoding general secretion pathway protein GspB produces the protein MSILLDAVSKQKQQQNQQQQSPIDMVTQPAPVTAKPKVQLPLAVKQTLGLVVTVSLGGALAWASHTWLLSPKTVETQTNGSQANQTSTAKLAEQTAASKLSQLPDDIKTNVNPSESSTNVRLAGKVALPVAKHYSATAISNTRPVQGQVNQPSYQQTLEPSASSIQPSGVGQNVAATYASANQNAQSIAESQLLEPTDSGITLAQLEALSYQYDVENGLVSTGAANQASQMPDLAANTNVNEQEPIILGANPNERGRKELAKLQYEVDSAAKSVNFEQTKVEQAERNNLMLAFEAALKEVEYEQSANQSVTAEQLDPIPKTQDKVLPSYGDLPASVQLQVPEFNIVAHVYSSEPAQRWLNVDGAELQQGDKIGGKMTIIEIRPRDVILDIDGTEFKVPAI, from the coding sequence ATGTCGATTTTATTGGACGCTGTGTCGAAGCAAAAGCAGCAACAAAACCAACAGCAGCAATCGCCAATTGATATGGTAACCCAGCCCGCGCCTGTAACTGCAAAGCCAAAGGTGCAGTTGCCATTAGCGGTAAAGCAAACACTAGGTTTAGTTGTTACAGTGAGTTTAGGCGGCGCGCTCGCCTGGGCAAGCCATACTTGGTTGCTTAGCCCTAAAACTGTAGAAACTCAGACTAATGGCAGTCAAGCTAACCAGACAAGTACTGCAAAGCTCGCTGAGCAAACCGCTGCAAGTAAACTGTCGCAGCTGCCTGATGATATCAAAACAAATGTTAACCCGTCTGAATCTAGCACTAACGTGCGCTTGGCGGGGAAAGTTGCCTTGCCTGTTGCAAAGCATTATTCGGCGACAGCAATCAGTAATACTCGACCTGTGCAGGGGCAAGTTAACCAACCTAGTTATCAGCAAACTTTAGAACCGTCAGCTTCAAGCATTCAGCCTTCGGGAGTTGGTCAAAATGTGGCTGCAACTTATGCATCAGCTAACCAAAATGCTCAATCTATAGCGGAATCTCAGCTATTAGAGCCCACCGACTCTGGCATTACCTTAGCGCAGCTTGAGGCCTTAAGTTATCAGTACGATGTTGAGAATGGCTTGGTGTCAACTGGTGCAGCTAACCAAGCCTCACAAATGCCTGACTTAGCAGCAAATACGAATGTTAATGAGCAAGAGCCGATTATTCTCGGCGCTAATCCGAATGAACGTGGACGCAAAGAGTTAGCCAAGCTTCAATATGAAGTCGATAGCGCGGCTAAATCCGTCAACTTTGAACAAACTAAGGTTGAGCAGGCTGAGCGCAATAACTTGATGCTCGCTTTTGAGGCTGCCCTAAAAGAAGTTGAGTATGAGCAATCAGCGAATCAGTCTGTAACCGCAGAGCAGCTTGATCCTATCCCTAAAACGCAAGATAAGGTGCTTCCTAGCTATGGCGACTTACCTGCGAGCGTACAATTACAAGTGCCTGAGTTTAATATTGTCGCCCATGTCTATTCATCAGAGCCAGCGCAGCGTTGGTTAAATGTAGATGGCGCTGAGCTGCAACAAGGTGACAAAATCGGCGGTAAGATGACCATTATTGAAATTCGTCCGCGCGATGTGATTTTAGATATCGACGGCACTGAGTTTAAAGTGCCAGCGATTTAA
- a CDS encoding ExeA family protein, with protein MYKAFYGLTDNPFSIAPNPHYLFLSDRHKEALAHLTYGLGETGGFVLLTGEVGTGKTTVSRCLLQQLPENTDTAFILNPSLTELELLATLCDELGIKYGENPSLKQLTDLISQFLLANHEKKRNTVLIIDEAQHLRSEVLEQLRLLTNLETDTKKLLQVILIGQPELQQLLKRQDLRQLAQRITARYHLLPLSVEELGFYVRHRLQVAGRHEPLFTNKAIKVLHKYSGGIPRLTNLLCERALMAGYGQSKVPVDHKMVNQAAKEVLGADEVIESKRWPWVLAGSLVVAFVGVLLVLQQLDGDSSNQQVAAKVEQTDSAQTVNTQASSKQTSVKPQAPKGIEQSILRTAMSSAKQIDHAYSALFGLWQKQPIIGLTFCQAATQQGLACYQQQGNWNSVAQLNYPAVVYLYNNAGDNFYGVVVERQGEQILLQLSEQQFWVDKAWFERHFAGTFEILWAGADNTPREIGPTASLSHAQWLENSLASIQQRPSRLLSNFDQQLSQHVMEFQRRNGLKADGIAGSQTLVKIHLLLSQHGPKLSRTSSQASFNLSRNQSKSIVNNASGQELS; from the coding sequence ATGTATAAAGCCTTTTATGGATTAACTGACAATCCATTCTCTATTGCCCCAAATCCTCACTATTTATTTTTAAGTGATCGCCATAAAGAAGCACTGGCCCATTTAACCTATGGCCTTGGGGAAACGGGTGGCTTTGTGTTGTTAACTGGTGAAGTCGGCACGGGTAAAACCACAGTGTCTCGTTGTCTATTACAGCAGCTTCCAGAAAATACCGACACTGCATTTATTCTCAATCCGTCACTGACTGAGCTTGAATTGCTCGCAACCTTGTGTGATGAGTTGGGGATTAAATATGGTGAAAACCCAAGCCTTAAACAGCTTACCGATTTGATCAGTCAGTTCTTGCTCGCAAATCATGAGAAAAAGCGCAATACCGTATTAATTATCGATGAAGCGCAGCATCTTCGCTCTGAAGTGCTCGAGCAGCTGCGCTTACTGACAAATCTTGAAACCGACACCAAAAAGCTGTTGCAAGTTATCCTTATTGGTCAGCCTGAACTGCAACAATTATTGAAGCGCCAGGATCTGCGTCAGCTTGCGCAGCGAATTACTGCTAGATACCACTTATTGCCGCTTTCAGTTGAAGAGTTAGGCTTTTATGTACGTCACCGTTTGCAAGTGGCTGGTCGCCATGAACCACTGTTTACCAACAAAGCCATTAAGGTGCTACATAAATACAGTGGCGGTATTCCAAGATTGACCAACCTACTATGTGAACGTGCGCTAATGGCAGGCTACGGGCAATCAAAAGTGCCGGTTGATCATAAAATGGTGAATCAGGCTGCTAAAGAAGTGTTAGGCGCTGATGAAGTGATTGAAAGCAAGCGCTGGCCGTGGGTGTTAGCTGGGTCGTTGGTAGTAGCTTTTGTTGGTGTGCTGCTTGTGTTGCAACAGCTAGATGGAGACTCATCAAATCAGCAAGTTGCTGCCAAAGTTGAGCAAACCGATAGTGCGCAAACTGTCAATACACAAGCATCTTCTAAGCAGACTTCTGTTAAGCCACAAGCACCAAAGGGAATTGAGCAATCGATATTACGCACGGCAATGAGCAGTGCTAAGCAAATCGACCACGCTTACTCGGCGCTGTTTGGTTTATGGCAAAAGCAACCGATTATTGGGCTGACTTTTTGTCAGGCCGCGACTCAGCAAGGGTTAGCTTGTTACCAACAGCAAGGCAACTGGAACAGTGTTGCTCAGCTTAATTACCCAGCGGTTGTGTACCTTTATAACAATGCTGGCGATAACTTTTATGGTGTCGTGGTTGAGCGTCAAGGTGAGCAGATTTTACTGCAACTATCTGAGCAACAGTTTTGGGTAGATAAAGCCTGGTTCGAACGTCATTTCGCTGGCACCTTTGAGATCCTTTGGGCGGGTGCAGATAACACTCCGCGCGAAATTGGCCCAACCGCAAGCCTTTCGCACGCTCAGTGGCTTGAAAATAGTCTAGCCAGTATTCAGCAGCGCCCGTCTCGCTTATTAAGTAATTTTGATCAGCAACTATCGCAACATGTGATGGAGTTTCAGCGTCGTAATGGCTTAAAAGCGGACGGTATTGCGGGTAGTCAAACACTGGTGAAAATACACTTGTTGCTAAGCCAGCACGGGCCAAAACTGTCTCGTACATCAAGCCAAGCTTCATTTAACCTTTCACGCAATCAGTCAAAATCTATAGTGAATAACGCGAGCGGGCAGGAGCTGAGCTAA
- a CDS encoding multifunctional CCA addition/repair protein, which yields MQVFLVGGAVRDKLLNLPVKDKDYMVVGSTVEAMLDKGFQQVGKDFPVFLHPKTQQEYALARTERKSGRGYEGFVCHADETVTLEQDLLRRDLTINAIAEDESGKLHDPYNGIKDLESRILRHVSAAFSEDPLRVLRVARFAARFAPQGFTVASETVALMQQMADSGELKALTAERVWQEIDKVLDCAQPQVFFEVLRQCGALKEILPEIDALFGVPQPEKWHPEIDSGIHTMMVLEQAAKLTTDKAVRFAALTHDLGKALTPKDQWPKHHGHGQKGLAPIKQLCSRIRVPNELRDLALLMSDQHQNIHNAFELRAETLLKIFDKADFWRKPQRLSQLLVCCHSDIRGRTGFEDKDYPQAEYVTQCFNLASEIAVKPIVEAGFKGADIKQQLSKQRIEVIAEYKAAQSKARF from the coding sequence ATGCAAGTATTTCTCGTCGGCGGCGCAGTTCGCGATAAATTATTAAACCTTCCAGTGAAAGACAAAGACTATATGGTGGTCGGCAGCACGGTCGAAGCCATGTTAGATAAAGGCTTTCAACAGGTTGGTAAAGACTTCCCGGTTTTTTTACACCCGAAAACCCAGCAAGAGTATGCGCTCGCGCGTACTGAGCGCAAAAGTGGCCGTGGTTACGAAGGCTTTGTTTGCCACGCTGATGAAACTGTTACTCTTGAACAAGACTTATTGCGCCGCGATTTAACGATTAATGCCATTGCTGAAGATGAGTCGGGCAAGCTACACGACCCGTATAACGGCATTAAAGATCTTGAAAGCCGCATTCTGCGTCATGTATCCGCCGCCTTTAGTGAAGACCCTCTTAGGGTACTGAGAGTCGCGCGTTTTGCCGCTAGGTTTGCTCCGCAAGGATTTACCGTTGCCAGTGAGACCGTGGCATTAATGCAGCAAATGGCGGACTCAGGCGAGTTAAAAGCGCTAACTGCAGAGCGAGTTTGGCAAGAGATCGACAAAGTGCTCGATTGCGCTCAGCCGCAGGTGTTTTTTGAGGTACTCAGGCAATGCGGCGCACTTAAAGAGATATTGCCAGAGATAGATGCATTATTCGGTGTGCCGCAACCAGAAAAGTGGCACCCTGAAATAGACAGCGGCATCCACACCATGATGGTGCTAGAGCAAGCCGCCAAATTAACCACAGATAAAGCAGTGCGTTTTGCCGCACTTACCCATGACTTAGGCAAAGCATTAACCCCAAAAGATCAATGGCCAAAGCACCATGGTCACGGCCAAAAAGGTTTAGCACCAATTAAGCAACTCTGCAGTCGTATTCGCGTACCGAATGAGCTACGTGATTTAGCCTTGCTGATGAGCGATCAGCACCAGAACATCCATAATGCGTTTGAGCTACGAGCTGAAACCTTACTCAAAATATTCGACAAAGCCGACTTTTGGCGTAAGCCACAAAGACTCAGTCAATTGCTAGTATGCTGCCACAGTGATATTCGAGGCCGCACTGGATTTGAAGATAAGGACTACCCGCAAGCTGAGTATGTCACTCAATGTTTTAATTTGGCGTCAGAGATTGCGGTCAAACCTATTGTTGAAGCAGGGTTTAAAGGGGCTGATATCAAGCAGCAGCTGAGCAAACAGCGTATTGAGGTGATTGCTGAGTATAAAGCCGCTCAGTCAAAAGCGCGATTTTAA
- a CDS encoding Lpp/OprI family alanine-zipper lipoprotein translates to MKKTMMIAGVALTALLGGCANTTALEESVANLGNKVDQLSAEVGALKSEQSKLSADVKGAKAAAMDAQAEAKRANDRLDNMASSYKK, encoded by the coding sequence ATGAAAAAAACTATGATGATTGCTGGTGTTGCTTTAACTGCTCTTTTAGGTGGCTGTGCTAACACTACTGCTCTAGAAGAAAGCGTTGCAAACCTAGGTAACAAAGTAGACCAACTATCTGCTGAAGTGGGTGCACTAAAATCTGAGCAAAGCAAACTTTCTGCTGACGTTAAAGGCGCTAAAGCAGCTGCAATGGACGCTCAAGCTGAAGCTAAACGTGCTAACGACCGTTTAGACAACATGGCTTCTTCTTACAAGAAGTAA
- a CDS encoding methyltransferase domain-containing protein, whose amino-acid sequence MTTTPVRCPICQSPMQLHQASNGYYCDNKHRLDKTEQGFYPCFINNKNKPKPMTRAQMRAKQFLLASGLYQGLVDKLADVIRPMHQQTVDKKQSLNWLDYQCGEGFYIRQLSKALGINSGDESQIDAVNCYGFSDAENALFAASKQQTTAQLFNGSVKGLPFNDESFDLITVLDSQLKGKECQRVLKADGRLLLVVPTPEHLLELRQLQQGDVELKPTKLNLPSGLELVVDHSVQLVQDVSAEQAQSLYEQTSFGWRASKQAQKVTQFSPMKLTFAWQVLELAKAR is encoded by the coding sequence ATGACCACCACGCCAGTTCGCTGTCCAATTTGCCAGTCACCGATGCAACTTCATCAAGCCTCAAACGGCTATTATTGTGATAACAAGCACCGCCTAGATAAGACTGAGCAAGGCTTTTACCCGTGCTTTATTAACAATAAAAACAAGCCGAAACCCATGACTCGCGCGCAAATGCGTGCAAAGCAGTTTTTGTTAGCATCGGGCTTGTATCAAGGCTTAGTGGATAAGCTCGCAGATGTAATTCGCCCGATGCACCAGCAAACTGTAGATAAAAAGCAGTCGCTAAACTGGCTAGATTACCAGTGTGGTGAAGGTTTTTATATTCGCCAGCTTAGCAAGGCTTTAGGCATCAACAGTGGTGATGAAAGTCAGATTGACGCTGTTAATTGTTATGGTTTTTCAGATGCTGAAAACGCGCTGTTTGCTGCCAGTAAGCAACAAACAACTGCGCAGTTATTTAACGGCTCAGTTAAGGGCTTGCCGTTTAATGATGAAAGCTTCGATCTCATTACTGTGCTGGATAGTCAGCTAAAGGGTAAAGAGTGCCAGCGCGTGCTTAAAGCCGATGGTCGTCTGTTACTTGTTGTGCCAACACCTGAACATTTACTTGAGCTTAGGCAGTTGCAGCAAGGTGATGTTGAACTAAAACCGACGAAGTTAAATTTACCGAGCGGATTAGAGCTAGTTGTTGATCACAGTGTTCAACTTGTGCAAGACGTTAGCGCTGAGCAAGCTCAAAGCTTATATGAGCAAACGAGTTTTGGTTGGCGCGCCAGTAAACAAGCGCAAAAAGTCACTCAGTTCTCACCAATGAAGTTAACTTTTGCCTGGCAGGTATTGGAGCTTGCAAAAGCGCGATAG
- a CDS encoding undecaprenyl-diphosphate phosphatase encodes MDTLQVILLALIQGLTEFLPISSSAHLILPAQLLGWEDQGLSFDVAVHIGSLLAVIIYFRVEVWTMLKAWLASIFKGQHTEDSKLAWWIILATLPAVAFGFVAKDFIQEHLRGPGVIAITTIVFGLLLWVGDKLSRDELTEYQTGWRKALLIGFAQAIAIIPGTSRSGITITAALLLGLKREAAARFSFLMSIPVILGAAILMSKDAMSTDAVIDYQAMCLGIVMSFIAAYACIFFFLKIISKMGMTPFVIYRLALGIVLCGFVFM; translated from the coding sequence ATGGACACTTTGCAGGTTATCTTACTGGCATTAATTCAGGGTTTAACTGAGTTTTTGCCAATTTCTAGCTCGGCGCACCTCATCTTGCCCGCGCAGCTACTCGGTTGGGAAGATCAAGGCTTATCATTTGATGTCGCAGTGCATATTGGCTCTCTGCTAGCTGTGATTATCTATTTTCGCGTTGAAGTCTGGACCATGCTTAAAGCTTGGCTAGCTAGTATTTTTAAAGGGCAGCATACTGAAGACAGTAAGCTCGCTTGGTGGATTATTTTGGCCACCTTGCCAGCTGTAGCCTTTGGCTTTGTTGCAAAAGACTTTATTCAAGAGCACCTTCGCGGCCCCGGCGTCATTGCAATTACCACTATCGTATTTGGTTTGCTGCTATGGGTGGGCGACAAGCTATCGCGCGATGAGCTAACCGAGTATCAAACAGGTTGGCGTAAAGCCTTGCTGATTGGTTTTGCTCAAGCTATTGCGATTATCCCAGGTACATCACGTAGTGGCATTACTATTACTGCAGCATTATTGTTAGGGCTTAAGCGCGAAGCAGCTGCTCGTTTCTCATTCTTAATGTCAATTCCCGTGATTCTTGGCGCTGCGATTCTAATGAGTAAAGATGCCATGAGTACGGATGCAGTGATTGACTATCAAGCAATGTGCTTAGGCATCGTGATGTCGTTTATCGCGGCTTATGCCTGTATTTTCTTCTTTTTGAAAATCATCAGTAAAATGGGCATGACGCCGTTTGTCATCTATCGTCTGGCCTTAGGCATAGTATTGTGCGGTTTTGTGTTTATGTAG
- the folK gene encoding 2-amino-4-hydroxy-6-hydroxymethyldihydropteridine diphosphokinase codes for MATIYISLGTNIEPHKHLGAGLVELQQYFGKLALSRVFESEPVGFNGTNFLNMVAAAQTELPIAEVVAIFKQIEQDNGRIRGEKKFSPRSLDIDLLLYDDVICELPVSLPRGEILYNAFVLWPMAEVAPELTHPIAGKTYAQLWHEYDKPSQQLWPVEFTFPEQLTL; via the coding sequence ATGGCAACTATTTATATTAGTTTAGGCACTAACATTGAGCCCCATAAGCACCTTGGTGCAGGGCTTGTAGAGCTACAGCAATATTTTGGCAAGCTTGCACTATCGCGCGTGTTTGAAAGTGAACCCGTTGGCTTTAACGGCACTAACTTTCTAAATATGGTGGCAGCTGCACAAACTGAGCTGCCTATTGCCGAAGTGGTGGCTATTTTTAAGCAAATTGAGCAAGACAACGGCCGTATTCGAGGTGAGAAAAAGTTTAGCCCACGTAGTCTAGATATCGACCTATTGCTTTATGACGATGTGATATGTGAGCTGCCGGTAAGTTTGCCTCGCGGTGAAATCCTCTATAATGCTTTTGTGCTGTGGCCGATGGCGGAAGTCGCGCCGGAATTAACACACCCTATTGCTGGTAAAACTTATGCTCAGCTATGGCACGAGTACGACAAACCGTCGCAACAATTATGGCCAGTAGAATTTACATTTCCCGAGCAATTAACCCTATAA
- the folB gene encoding dihydroneopterin aldolase, translating to MDKVLIRGLEINTVIGVYDWEKTIEQRLLVDLDMAWDNRQAAATDDYQYALCYETVSNRVIEKITEKPIELIETVAEMIATTLLEEFNVSWVKVVVNKPGAVKQAQSVAVEIERSQSASQAS from the coding sequence ATGGATAAAGTGCTTATCCGTGGTTTAGAGATAAACACTGTTATTGGTGTTTATGATTGGGAAAAAACCATAGAGCAACGTTTACTCGTCGACTTAGACATGGCCTGGGATAACCGCCAAGCGGCTGCGACCGATGATTATCAGTATGCATTGTGCTACGAAACAGTATCTAACCGCGTGATTGAAAAAATCACCGAAAAGCCAATTGAGCTAATTGAAACGGTAGCAGAAATGATCGCCACGACTTTGCTTGAAGAGTTTAATGTGAGCTGGGTAAAGGTGGTAGTGAATAAACCTGGTGCAGTTAAGCAGGCGCAATCAGTTGCGGTTGAAATTGAGCGCAGCCAATCAGCGTCACAAGCGAGCTAA
- the plsY gene encoding glycerol-3-phosphate 1-O-acyltransferase PlsY, whose protein sequence is MITAAYIAGSISSAILVCKLRRLPDPRTNGSGNPGATNVLRIGGASSAAMVLFFDMLKGAAPSYIGYKIGLDAPSLGFIAIAACLGHIFPLFFGFKGGKGVATAFGAMAPIGGDLAITLMITWAVLVFITRYSSVAAMATAVLAPVYTWFFDERFVLPAAMLSTLILIRHKDNIERLRIGEESKVSRKKKA, encoded by the coding sequence ATGATCACTGCTGCATATATTGCTGGCTCGATCTCAAGTGCGATATTGGTATGTAAGCTTCGTCGTTTGCCAGACCCGCGCACCAACGGCTCAGGTAACCCAGGGGCAACCAATGTATTGCGTATTGGCGGCGCAAGCTCTGCGGCTATGGTGTTGTTCTTCGACATGCTTAAAGGCGCTGCGCCATCTTATATAGGCTATAAAATTGGTCTCGATGCGCCATCACTTGGCTTTATAGCCATTGCTGCCTGTCTTGGGCATATCTTCCCATTGTTTTTTGGTTTTAAAGGCGGCAAAGGTGTAGCAACGGCTTTTGGGGCGATGGCACCGATTGGCGGTGATTTAGCCATTACCTTGATGATAACCTGGGCTGTACTGGTATTTATTACTCGCTATTCATCCGTGGCGGCAATGGCAACCGCTGTGCTTGCGCCAGTATATACATGGTTTTTCGATGAACGCTTTGTGCTCCCTGCTGCCATGCTATCCACACTCATTCTTATTCGCCACAAAGATAATATTGAAAGGCTGCGCATAGGCGAAGAGTCTAAAGTATCGCGAAAAAAGAAAGCCTAG
- the tsaD gene encoding tRNA (adenosine(37)-N6)-threonylcarbamoyltransferase complex transferase subunit TsaD, with translation MRVIGIETSCDETGIAVYDDEQGLLSHMLYSQVKLHADYGGVVPELASRDHVRKIVPLIKQALKDANSTLDDIDGVAYTKGPGLIGALLVGACVGRSLAYSWGKPAVGVHHMEGHLLAPMLEDDAPEFPFIALLVSGGHTMLVDVKGIGQYEVLGESVDDAAGEAFDKTAKLMGLDYPGGPRLAKLAAQGEPNCYKFPRPMTDRPGLDFSFSGLKTFTANTINAEPDDEQTRANIARAFEEAVVDTLAIKCKRALKQTGYKRLVIAGGVSANTRLRESLAEMMSNIGGKVFYPRGEFCTDNGAMIAYAGLQRLKAEQTEDLAVKGQPRWPLDSLPPV, from the coding sequence ATGCGAGTAATAGGAATTGAAACCTCTTGTGATGAGACCGGTATCGCCGTTTATGATGACGAACAAGGTTTGCTATCACACATGTTATATAGCCAGGTTAAATTGCATGCAGACTACGGCGGAGTAGTGCCAGAGCTGGCCTCGCGCGATCATGTTCGTAAAATTGTGCCGTTAATTAAACAGGCGCTGAAAGACGCTAATTCAACGCTCGATGACATTGATGGTGTCGCTTACACCAAGGGACCAGGTTTAATCGGTGCACTGTTAGTTGGTGCCTGTGTTGGTCGCTCACTAGCATATTCTTGGGGCAAGCCTGCGGTTGGCGTGCATCATATGGAAGGTCATTTACTTGCTCCTATGCTAGAAGACGACGCGCCTGAGTTTCCATTTATTGCGCTTCTTGTATCTGGCGGTCACACCATGCTGGTAGATGTAAAAGGTATTGGTCAATATGAAGTACTTGGCGAGTCCGTTGATGATGCAGCCGGTGAAGCGTTTGATAAAACCGCTAAATTAATGGGCCTTGATTATCCGGGCGGCCCTCGTCTTGCCAAGTTGGCTGCTCAAGGTGAGCCTAACTGCTATAAATTCCCAAGACCAATGACTGATAGACCAGGGCTTGATTTTAGCTTTTCAGGTCTAAAGACCTTCACAGCTAATACCATTAATGCAGAGCCTGATGATGAACAAACTCGCGCTAATATTGCTCGCGCTTTTGAAGAGGCTGTGGTTGATACTTTGGCGATTAAATGTAAACGTGCATTAAAGCAAACAGGTTATAAACGCTTAGTCATTGCTGGTGGCGTAAGTGCCAATACTCGCTTGCGTGAATCTTTGGCTGAGATGATGAGCAACATCGGTGGTAAAGTGTTTTATCCACGCGGTGAGTTTTGCACAGATAATGGCGCGATGATTGCCTATGCAGGTTTGCAACGTTTAAAAGCGGAGCAAACTGAAGACTTAGCAGTTAAAGGGCAACCACGCTGGCCATTAGATAGCTTACCGCCTGTGTAA
- the rpsU gene encoding 30S ribosomal protein S21, giving the protein MPIIKVRENEPFDVALRRFKRSCEKAGILADVRAREFYEKPTTARKRAKAAAVKRLAKKLSRENARRVRLY; this is encoded by the coding sequence ATGCCAATTATTAAAGTACGTGAAAACGAACCATTCGACGTAGCTCTACGTCGTTTCAAGCGCTCTTGTGAAAAAGCAGGTATCCTAGCAGACGTGCGTGCTCGTGAATTCTACGAGAAGCCAACTACTGCACGTAAGCGCGCTAAAGCTGCTGCAGTTAAACGTCTTGCGAAGAAGCTTTCTCGCGAAAACGCACGTCGCGTACGTTTATACTAA
- a CDS encoding GatB/YqeY domain-containing protein — protein sequence MSLVDQLKDQMKVAMRAKEKVRLGTIRMALAAIKQVEVDTREALTDEQAIAVLTKMVKQRRDSIAQYEAANRPELAEAEALEVQVIETFLPKPLTEEEVAALIDATIEQVGAASMADMGKVMGALKPKVQGRADMGAISSLIRAKLN from the coding sequence ATGAGCCTAGTAGACCAGCTTAAAGACCAAATGAAAGTTGCTATGCGCGCCAAAGAGAAGGTGCGCTTAGGAACAATTCGTATGGCACTTGCCGCCATCAAACAAGTTGAAGTGGACACACGCGAAGCTTTAACAGATGAACAAGCGATAGCTGTTTTAACCAAAATGGTAAAGCAACGCCGCGATTCTATTGCTCAATATGAAGCAGCCAATCGTCCGGAGTTAGCTGAAGCTGAAGCGCTGGAAGTTCAAGTCATTGAAACCTTCTTGCCAAAACCACTAACTGAAGAAGAAGTTGCAGCATTAATTGACGCAACTATTGAACAAGTTGGTGCAGCGTCCATGGCGGATATGGGTAAAGTAATGGGAGCATTAAAACCAAAAGTTCAAGGACGTGCAGACATGGGAGCCATTAGCTCTCTTATCCGTGCCAAATTAAACTAG